In a single window of the Olivibacter sp. SDN3 genome:
- a CDS encoding TonB-dependent receptor, protein MMNRKILIGGAVYLLTALANPSVQAEGSLNTISNYSLKQFPTSLRQELIVKGTVRDQDGSILPGVSVTAKGNETLGTMSDDNGNFLLEVPDANTILVFRYVGYRANEVTAAERLEVTLTIDDNLLDEVVVVGYGTQRRRDITGAVATVSSQDYQSTAITNVGQALQGRTAGVQVAMPSGRPGNAAQVRVRGVGTLGNSNPIYVIDGQITEGGITHLNPDDIENMSILKDAAASAIYGSRAANGVVMITTKRGKAGAAQVSFNAYYGLQQISNYPDMLDAQGFATLQNEARENAELNPHWEDPASLGVGHDRLAMIFRTAPMQNYHTSISGGSERSQYAASLGFMNQEGIGVGSDYKRYSASFNSDHQITKIFNFGNSLMLTRGDRRDGIWRESLVNSIRYSPTIPKYFEDGSYAYATRPGEQVGYLSPLPLSTIFDDDESIYRVLGNVYAEFVFNDYLKFKSTLGIDYQVTNSMNFDPTYAFGTRTNTINRLWKGNDFSRTWLNENTLSYDRTFQEKHELSALVGLTAQENYTEYFSAERRNLPNNDLRALNAASTNDLARGGGSDWSLLSFLARVNYIYNDKYLFSANFRADGSSRFGPDNRYGYFPSFSAGWRIKNEAFMQDLTFIDDMKIRASWGQLGNQEIGLYSYANVVDLAQNYVFGQEQGIASGAAPITLGNRNVRWETTQMSNIGIDFTLFNGKLDVVTEYFIKDTKDMLLQTPVPLSTGIAEAPYRNVGKIRNQGFELSLIHRGEVGELQYQIGGNLSTLKNRVIELAGLPVIDGQFRSVEGRSIRSIFGFIHDGIFQTQEEVDGAATQPGAAPGDIRWRDLNGDGVINDADRDFIGNTIPTLNYGFNASLNYKGFDMNIFFQGVSGNDIYLGGFGRGFMHNFDNSVAEYLGRWTGPGTSDYLPRMVWGDPASNGRTSNFHVFSGSYLRLRNAQLGYTLSNKVFGLNRLRLYVSGENLLTFTKYPWFDPEVVDGTDNNFEEDMTYPLARTFMFGVNVTF, encoded by the coding sequence ATGATGAACCGAAAAATCCTTATCGGCGGCGCGGTCTATTTATTAACGGCATTGGCCAACCCCTCCGTTCAAGCCGAAGGTTCCTTGAACACAATCAGTAATTATTCCCTGAAACAGTTTCCGACAAGTCTTCGGCAAGAGCTTATCGTTAAAGGAACCGTACGTGACCAAGACGGTAGTATACTACCTGGTGTATCCGTCACAGCCAAAGGAAATGAGACTTTAGGAACAATGAGTGACGACAATGGCAATTTCTTGCTCGAAGTTCCGGATGCAAACACTATTCTGGTATTCAGATATGTAGGCTATCGAGCAAATGAGGTTACAGCTGCGGAAAGATTGGAAGTGACCTTAACCATTGACGACAATCTCTTGGACGAGGTGGTTGTTGTGGGGTATGGAACCCAGAGACGACGGGATATCACAGGAGCTGTTGCCACCGTGTCTAGTCAAGACTACCAGAGCACAGCTATTACGAATGTTGGTCAGGCGCTGCAGGGAAGAACCGCAGGGGTACAGGTCGCAATGCCTTCTGGTCGACCAGGAAACGCCGCACAGGTGCGGGTACGCGGCGTTGGTACACTCGGCAACAGCAACCCAATTTACGTAATCGATGGACAGATTACAGAAGGTGGTATCACACATCTTAACCCAGATGATATCGAAAATATGTCAATATTGAAGGATGCTGCAGCATCGGCAATCTATGGGTCAAGAGCAGCTAATGGCGTGGTGATGATTACCACGAAACGTGGAAAGGCCGGAGCTGCTCAAGTTTCCTTCAATGCTTATTATGGTTTGCAGCAGATCAGCAATTATCCCGATATGCTTGATGCCCAAGGTTTCGCAACACTGCAGAACGAAGCTAGGGAAAATGCAGAATTAAATCCCCATTGGGAAGATCCCGCTTCCCTGGGAGTGGGGCATGATCGGCTGGCCATGATTTTTCGCACGGCACCAATGCAGAATTACCATACTTCAATAAGCGGTGGGAGTGAGCGTTCTCAATATGCCGCAAGTTTGGGGTTTATGAATCAGGAAGGCATAGGTGTGGGGTCTGACTACAAACGATATTCTGCCAGCTTCAATTCAGACCACCAAATAACTAAGATCTTTAATTTTGGCAATAGCTTAATGTTGACCCGAGGCGACCGAAGGGATGGTATTTGGCGAGAATCGCTCGTGAATTCAATTAGATACTCTCCTACAATACCGAAATACTTTGAAGATGGAAGCTACGCTTATGCCACACGGCCCGGCGAACAAGTTGGTTACCTTTCACCATTACCTTTATCCACTATTTTTGATGATGATGAGTCCATTTATCGTGTTTTAGGAAATGTTTATGCAGAATTCGTTTTTAATGATTACTTGAAGTTCAAGAGCACGCTTGGTATTGATTATCAGGTCACCAACTCCATGAACTTTGACCCAACTTATGCCTTCGGTACGCGCACAAATACCATCAATAGACTTTGGAAAGGTAATGACTTTTCCCGCACTTGGTTGAATGAAAATACGTTAAGCTATGATCGTACATTTCAGGAAAAGCATGAGCTATCCGCGCTAGTTGGACTTACGGCACAAGAAAATTATACCGAATATTTTTCTGCCGAACGTAGGAATCTGCCCAACAACGACCTACGTGCACTCAACGCCGCAAGCACTAATGACCTGGCACGGGGCGGGGGTTCCGATTGGTCATTACTTTCGTTTCTGGCGAGGGTAAATTATATTTATAATGATAAATACTTGTTCTCAGCAAACTTTAGGGCTGATGGTTCATCTAGGTTTGGACCGGATAATCGATACGGTTATTTTCCTTCGTTCTCTGCAGGATGGCGGATCAAGAATGAAGCATTTATGCAAGACCTCACATTTATTGATGATATGAAAATACGTGCAAGTTGGGGGCAGCTGGGTAATCAGGAAATTGGTTTATACTCCTATGCCAACGTTGTCGATCTTGCACAGAATTATGTTTTTGGACAAGAACAGGGAATAGCCAGTGGAGCGGCACCAATAACCTTAGGTAATAGAAATGTACGCTGGGAAACGACTCAAATGAGTAATATTGGTATAGACTTCACCTTATTCAACGGCAAATTGGATGTGGTGACGGAGTATTTCATTAAAGACACAAAGGACATGCTCTTGCAGACACCGGTACCATTGAGTACCGGCATTGCTGAGGCACCTTACCGGAATGTAGGAAAAATCCGTAATCAGGGCTTTGAACTGAGCCTGATTCATCGGGGAGAGGTAGGAGAGTTGCAATACCAAATCGGTGGGAACCTATCGACATTAAAAAATCGTGTCATTGAATTGGCAGGTCTTCCAGTCATCGATGGGCAATTCCGATCAGTAGAAGGTCGATCCATACGATCAATATTCGGTTTTATTCATGATGGTATTTTTCAAACACAGGAAGAAGTGGATGGAGCTGCTACGCAACCTGGAGCGGCTCCCGGAGATATCCGTTGGCGTGATCTTAATGGCGACGGTGTAATTAATGATGCTGATCGTGACTTTATCGGAAATACGATACCTACGCTTAATTATGGCTTTAATGCCAGCCTGAATTATAAAGGTTTCGACATGAATATCTTCTTTCAAGGTGTATCGGGAAATGATATTTACCTAGGCGGTTTTGGACGTGGCTTCATGCATAACTTCGATAATAGTGTGGCAGAATATTTAGGTAGATGGACCGGCCCCGGAACATCGGATTATCTCCCTAGAATGGTGTGGGGAGATCCGGCCAGTAATGGAAGAACATCTAACTTTCACGTATTCAGCGGAAGTTATCTACGCTTGAGAAATGCGCAATTAGGTTACACCCTTTCTAACAAAGTATTTGGCCTTAATCGCTTGAGGCTGTACGTAAGTGGCGAGAATTTACTGACCTTCACAAAGTATCCTTGGTTTGATCCGGAGGTTGTAGATGGGACAGACAACAATTTCGAAGAGGACATGACATATCCACTTGCCAGAACGTTTATGTTCGGCGTAAATGTCACTTTTTAA
- a CDS encoding RagB/SusD family nutrient uptake outer membrane protein translates to MKAFIKNILFLVTVFGLTNCSNFLDKEPLEALVDENFYQTEEDALRAINATYAPLASGAGPLMVNRIGDRMAGDTQTAETDDPLSLFTILPNNETATASWQNAYAGILRANLAINRLADAELDEELKSRLLGEAHFLRGLYYHYLAIIFGEVPLILTPSTDTDDYLVSRTPIDEIYRQIEQDLAFAEEQLPTNYTGADVGRATRGAAKAYLAKVHLYQEKWEEAAAKAAEVTDNAASFGYRLMDDYFHAFELENDNSPESIFEVQYASFLGGLGSILNDYDAPRASGFSPDGGYGQGTVRRAFVEHFAEGDPRLGFSVFMEGDVFQGITYNPAFTPTGFSTKKYIVGRGPNIEPSNSPKNFIMMRYAELLLIRAEALNEVGSTAEAVVYVNQIRQRPSVNMPTIATGISQNALREAIKLERHSELGLEGHFFFDLVRWGDAESYLYGIGRTNFRPGVHERLPIPQAEMDLNPNLTQNPGY, encoded by the coding sequence ATGAAAGCATTTATCAAAAATATTTTATTCCTAGTAACTGTTTTTGGCCTAACAAATTGTTCAAACTTCCTCGACAAAGAACCGTTGGAGGCACTGGTCGATGAAAATTTTTACCAAACGGAAGAAGATGCATTGAGAGCTATCAATGCGACTTATGCGCCTCTGGCTAGTGGAGCTGGTCCGCTGATGGTAAATCGAATTGGCGACAGGATGGCAGGAGATACACAAACAGCAGAAACGGATGATCCATTGTCGCTTTTTACGATTTTACCTAACAATGAGACGGCAACAGCCTCTTGGCAAAATGCATATGCGGGTATTCTTCGGGCAAATCTAGCCATAAATAGGTTGGCGGATGCTGAACTCGACGAAGAATTAAAAAGTCGGCTACTCGGCGAAGCTCACTTTTTGAGAGGTTTGTACTACCACTACCTGGCGATCATTTTCGGTGAAGTTCCATTGATTTTAACCCCTTCAACAGATACTGATGATTATCTGGTAAGTCGCACACCGATCGACGAAATCTACCGACAGATTGAACAGGATTTGGCATTTGCGGAAGAGCAATTACCGACAAATTACACTGGAGCAGACGTTGGTCGAGCTACCCGGGGAGCGGCTAAGGCGTATTTGGCCAAAGTACATTTATATCAGGAAAAATGGGAAGAAGCCGCGGCTAAGGCGGCCGAAGTAACCGATAATGCGGCGTCTTTTGGCTATCGCTTGATGGATGATTATTTCCATGCTTTTGAACTCGAAAACGATAACAGTCCGGAATCGATATTTGAAGTGCAATATGCCTCTTTTTTAGGTGGCTTGGGTTCTATCTTAAATGATTACGACGCGCCCCGGGCATCAGGTTTTTCGCCCGACGGTGGCTATGGTCAAGGAACAGTCAGGAGAGCATTCGTTGAACATTTTGCGGAAGGGGATCCACGATTGGGTTTCAGTGTTTTTATGGAAGGAGATGTCTTTCAGGGTATTACCTACAACCCTGCCTTCACGCCAACAGGATTTAGTACAAAAAAATATATTGTTGGAAGAGGTCCGAACATTGAGCCCAGTAATAGCCCTAAGAATTTCATCATGATGCGGTACGCTGAATTATTACTTATTAGAGCGGAGGCACTGAATGAAGTAGGAAGTACAGCAGAAGCAGTAGTATATGTCAATCAGATAAGACAACGACCAAGCGTTAATATGCCTACAATTGCCACGGGAATTTCTCAAAATGCGCTACGCGAAGCAATTAAACTGGAACGTCACTCGGAACTGGGGCTTGAAGGACATTTTTTCTTTGACTTAGTACGTTGGGGCGATGCGGAATCTTATTTGTACGGTATTGGAAGAACTAATTTTAGACCGGGCGTACATGAACGGCTTCCAATCCCACAAGCAGAAATGGATCTTAATCCAAACCTGACACAAAATCCCGGATACTGA
- a CDS encoding O-acetyl-ADP-ribose deacetylase: MVELVKGDITKVQADAIVNAANTSLLGGDGVDGAIHRAGGKRILEECRKINEKQGGCKVGEAVITHGGDLPAQYIIHAVGPVWHGGKDKEEILLSSAYEASLELAIAHDVKTIAFPNISTGVYHFPKEHAAQIAIKTVEDFLDATDKIEKVIFVCFDEENYAIYKDLLQID; encoded by the coding sequence ATGGTGGAGCTAGTTAAGGGAGACATTACAAAAGTGCAGGCAGATGCTATTGTAAATGCGGCCAACACCTCTTTGTTGGGCGGTGATGGTGTAGATGGCGCTATTCATCGAGCGGGAGGTAAGCGTATTTTAGAAGAATGCCGTAAGATTAACGAAAAACAGGGAGGTTGTAAGGTCGGAGAAGCAGTCATTACCCATGGAGGTGATTTGCCAGCTCAATATATCATCCATGCGGTTGGACCCGTTTGGCATGGCGGAAAGGACAAGGAAGAAATTTTACTCTCATCAGCTTATGAAGCCAGCCTTGAACTGGCTATAGCGCATGACGTCAAGACCATTGCTTTTCCCAATATAAGCACTGGAGTTTACCATTTTCCGAAAGAGCACGCAGCTCAAATCGCGATTAAAACGGTAGAAGATTTTTTAGACGCAACCGATAAAATAGAAAAGGTAATTTTCGTTTGCTTTGACGAAGAGAACTACGCTATCTATAAAGATCTGTTACAGATCGATTAA
- a CDS encoding DoxX family membrane protein: MNNIAFLLARLAIAGSMFGHGLVRLPKLQTFSEGMVADFKDAALPISLVSAFSYIIPIAEFVIGLLLLLGLFTRVALIAGGILMLFLIMGTSAIENWGALPSQLIHVAFFAVLLNHVQSNYLAVDNLLNKG, encoded by the coding sequence ATGAACAACATCGCATTTCTCTTGGCTCGGTTGGCGATAGCAGGCAGTATGTTCGGACATGGACTGGTGCGCTTGCCGAAACTGCAGACTTTTAGTGAGGGAATGGTGGCTGATTTTAAAGATGCCGCTCTGCCGATAAGCCTTGTTTCTGCTTTTAGTTATATTATCCCGATCGCAGAGTTTGTAATTGGTCTTTTATTACTGCTAGGCTTATTTACCCGAGTGGCATTAATTGCCGGCGGTATCTTGATGCTTTTCTTAATTATGGGAACTTCGGCCATTGAAAACTGGGGCGCACTTCCGTCGCAACTGATTCATGTTGCTTTCTTTGCTGTATTGCTAAACCATGTGCAAAGTAACTATTTAGCTGTAGATAATCTCCTGAATAAAGGATAG
- a CDS encoding RNA polymerase sigma factor: MTKKTRDLTVLVRQMAINNAELAYVELFKELFEPLRKFSYSILKSAELAEEVASDVLFILWDKRKQLMDVKNVKHYAFIAAKNRSFNSLKQQTGKEVLSLDDVDMDIQLYSPSPEAIFIHGEMKIKLEQSIAKLPKQCKLIFQLVKEEGFSYKEVAELLGVSTKTVDAHLVNAMKKLSHLLKAEFRFA, encoded by the coding sequence ATGACCAAGAAAACACGTGATTTGACCGTTTTGGTCCGTCAGATGGCAATTAATAATGCCGAATTAGCTTACGTTGAACTATTTAAGGAGTTGTTTGAACCCCTCAGGAAATTTTCCTACAGTATCTTGAAGTCGGCCGAGCTTGCCGAAGAGGTTGCCAGTGATGTATTATTTATATTATGGGATAAGCGTAAGCAACTGATGGACGTAAAAAATGTCAAGCATTATGCTTTTATCGCGGCAAAGAATAGATCGTTCAATAGCTTAAAACAACAAACGGGAAAGGAAGTTTTATCACTGGACGATGTAGATATGGATATTCAATTATATAGTCCCAGTCCGGAAGCGATATTTATTCATGGAGAAATGAAAATCAAACTGGAACAATCCATAGCCAAACTACCCAAACAATGTAAACTCATTTTCCAACTTGTAAAAGAAGAAGGCTTTTCGTATAAGGAAGTCGCAGAACTATTGGGAGTCTCTACAAAAACGGTTGATGCGCATTTAGTAAACGCGATGAAAAAACTAAGCCACCTCCTAAAAGCCGAATTTAGATTTGCTTAG
- a CDS encoding alpha/beta fold hydrolase, with the protein MHKVITLYLFLTAIISTDAFAQSSIARRKQFLADTKEIIIKQRFRENTRRVSVQDSTWDDWLKRTGELPPDFDQMPSIPLLPDPLITTDSGKMKPIKTNEEWQRKREWIKAEYQQWISGHMPPAPKDVRADILSDKVEEGTRIQTIELHFGPQNRAKMTIELIIPTSKKPAPVFLTQWNHRDWAQLAVKRGYIACVYAAADIKDDTDPYQSLYPDYDFSSLMRRAWGASRVVDYLLKREEVNDEQIAITGHSRNGKQSLWAAAFDERIAAVVSSSSSTGGDAPWRYGDPQYASETLDYVTAWNGHWFHPRLRFFFGREDRLPVDQNALGALIAPRPLLYHYSIVERGLNSWANEQNYYAVKQVYDFLQKPENIGVLTRMGEHPVAARDVERTLDFLDIHFNRLDDKWINHLYYTYSFDEWEAYHPNDKAIAATLPSVTLKKDYTDTLSFHKDRTAIIEKLNWLLGDEPTGLKAVNVGAWDNPRQDWIEKINPRPKVKGAKAIYLGPYTAIGDHIGGVLYCPVDTSDQLKTRTNGKLPVIIYAHQYAHSTGFSKGYDKDGRAGTAELFQELTKMGFAVLAIDMFGFGTRIEEAKNFYKRHPTWSKMGKMIRDLRGCIDAVEQLDYLDNEHIYLLGNTIGGSVSLMTAALDDRVAGLATVAAFSPWRTSNDQYESIRIYAHLHGFIPRLGFFVDSPRNTPIDFGEIIAAAAPKPMKIIAPELDRHTDIPALQDMISAVSGVYELYGKRKELVLTYPREINRMTVEMYQELADFFDGLYQDGNQKGH; encoded by the coding sequence ATGCATAAGGTAATTACACTGTATCTATTCCTTACAGCTATTATTTCAACAGACGCCTTTGCCCAATCGTCAATTGCGCGCCGGAAGCAATTTTTAGCCGATACCAAAGAAATCATAATCAAACAGCGGTTCCGTGAGAATACGCGCCGGGTATCTGTGCAAGACAGCACCTGGGACGATTGGCTGAAAAGAACAGGCGAGCTCCCGCCGGATTTTGATCAGATGCCTTCCATACCGCTACTTCCAGATCCTTTGATTACCACCGATAGCGGTAAAATGAAACCAATAAAAACGAACGAGGAGTGGCAACGTAAAAGGGAATGGATTAAAGCAGAATATCAGCAATGGATCTCGGGACATATGCCTCCTGCCCCTAAAGATGTCAGGGCGGATATTTTGTCGGACAAAGTGGAGGAGGGTACGCGTATACAGACGATAGAGCTTCATTTTGGGCCTCAGAATCGGGCAAAAATGACTATAGAATTAATAATTCCAACTAGCAAAAAACCTGCTCCCGTATTTCTTACACAGTGGAACCACCGCGATTGGGCACAGCTTGCGGTGAAAAGGGGATATATTGCCTGCGTGTATGCGGCAGCGGATATAAAGGATGATACTGATCCCTACCAGTCGTTATACCCTGATTATGATTTTAGTTCACTTATGCGCAGAGCTTGGGGCGCCTCCAGAGTGGTAGACTATTTATTAAAACGCGAAGAGGTAAATGATGAGCAAATAGCCATTACCGGGCATTCGCGCAATGGGAAACAATCACTATGGGCGGCTGCATTTGATGAGCGGATAGCGGCTGTTGTTTCCAGCAGTTCGAGCACAGGGGGAGATGCGCCCTGGCGATACGGAGACCCTCAGTATGCCAGTGAAACACTGGATTATGTAACGGCGTGGAACGGGCATTGGTTTCATCCCAGATTGCGTTTCTTCTTCGGCAGGGAAGATCGGTTGCCGGTGGATCAAAACGCATTGGGGGCCTTAATCGCTCCCAGACCGCTGCTCTACCATTATTCCATTGTTGAGCGTGGACTAAATTCCTGGGCCAATGAACAGAACTATTATGCGGTTAAACAGGTATATGACTTTCTGCAGAAACCAGAAAACATTGGTGTGCTTACCAGAATGGGTGAGCATCCGGTTGCGGCAAGGGACGTGGAACGGACGCTGGACTTCTTAGATATTCATTTTAATAGGCTGGATGATAAATGGATTAACCATTTATACTACACGTATAGTTTCGATGAATGGGAAGCGTATCACCCAAATGATAAGGCAATTGCCGCTACACTACCGTCTGTTACGCTCAAAAAGGATTATACGGATACGTTGTCATTTCATAAAGATCGAACGGCTATTATTGAAAAACTGAATTGGCTTCTGGGCGATGAACCAACAGGTTTGAAGGCCGTTAATGTAGGTGCCTGGGATAACCCAAGACAAGACTGGATTGAAAAAATCAACCCACGCCCGAAGGTGAAGGGAGCAAAGGCTATATATTTAGGCCCCTATACAGCAATTGGTGATCATATAGGTGGCGTTTTATACTGCCCTGTTGACACATCTGATCAGCTTAAAACGAGAACAAATGGTAAATTACCGGTTATTATTTACGCGCATCAATACGCACACTCTACCGGTTTTTCTAAAGGATATGACAAAGATGGGCGGGCAGGCACCGCTGAATTGTTTCAAGAATTGACAAAGATGGGCTTTGCCGTTCTGGCCATAGATATGTTTGGCTTTGGGACACGTATTGAAGAGGCCAAAAATTTTTACAAACGGCACCCTACATGGTCAAAAATGGGAAAGATGATCAGGGATTTAAGGGGATGTATCGATGCAGTGGAACAGTTGGATTACCTGGATAATGAACATATATATCTTTTAGGAAATACGATAGGGGGCAGTGTATCGTTAATGACGGCTGCCTTGGACGATCGTGTTGCAGGCCTGGCAACCGTGGCTGCCTTTTCTCCCTGGAGAACTTCAAACGATCAATATGAATCAATAAGGATATATGCGCATCTGCATGGGTTTATACCTAGGTTGGGTTTTTTTGTAGATTCTCCACGGAACACCCCCATTGATTTTGGTGAAATTATAGCTGCAGCGGCCCCTAAACCGATGAAAATAATTGCTCCAGAACTCGACCGCCATACAGATATCCCTGCTTTGCAAGATATGATAAGTGCTGTGAGTGGCGTTTATGAGCTCTATGGAAAAAGGAAGGAGTTGGTATTGACTTATCCGCGTGAAATTAACCGGATGACCGTAGAAATGTATCAGGAGCTTGCTGATTTTTTTGATGGCTTATATCAGGATGGTAATCAAAAAGGACACTGA